The proteins below come from a single Anaerobaca lacustris genomic window:
- a CDS encoding efflux RND transporter permease subunit, with translation MDEKPQDVDARAGLLDRVIRFCLENKLVVALLVLLIVGWGLMTAPFDWDLGGLPRSPVPVDAIPDIGENQQIVFTEWMGRSPQDVEDQVTYPLTVSLLGLPGVKTVRSYSFFGFSSIYVIFDEGVEFYWSRSRVLEKLNSLPSGTLPEGVQPMLGPDATALGQVFWYTLEGRDPNGNPAGGWDLDELRSIQDWYVRYALLSAEGISEVASIGGFVREYQIDVDPDAMRAYGVALDDVVKAVKSSNIDVGARTIEINKVEYVIRGLGFIQQLSDVEQTVVKVNDNVPIYVKDIAKVTRGPALRRGALDKGGAEAVGGVVVVRYGYNPLAAIQHVKDKIEELAPGLPEKTLADGTVSKVTIVPFYDRTGLIYETLGTLSTALTQQVLVTVIVVIVMVLHLRSSVLISGLLPLAILMCFIAMRHFGVDANIVALSGIAIAIGTIVDMGIVLCENILRRLAEAREDEDTLEVVYRASSEVGGAVATAVATTIVSFLPVFTMTGAEGKLFKPLAFTKTFALLASVIVALTIIPPAAHLLFTRRPIGGRFRRYGLGAIVLGLALAAGILVAWWIGVVLAVVGLYHLTRDHLPARARSAMPLLANALAVVLVGAILTGHWLPMGPVAGFVRNLVFVGLLIGTLLVLFRIFEHFYPAVLTWCLEHKIAFLSLPLLLLLLAGMIWQGAARVFFFVPDALRQNRLWTSATEVFPGLGREFMPALDEGSFLYMPTTMPHASIGEALDVLAKQDMAFQAIPEVESVVGKIGRADSPLDPAPISMIETVINYKTEYITDAAGHRLRFQYDRAEGDYVRDAKGNLIGDPKGRPYRQWRDHIHSPDDIWREIVQAGEIPGTTSAPKLQPIAARLVMLQSGMRAPMGVKVRGPDLATIETVALDIERFLKEVPSVEPGAVIADRVVGKPYLEIDIDRERIARYGISVQRVQDVIEVAIGGKRLTTTVEGRERYGVRVRYLRELRDEIDTMERILVPAPDGAQIPLAQLAEIRYARGPMAIKSEDTFLTAYVVFDRKSQYAEVDVVEQCRRYLQDKIDSGEFSVPEGVHYTFAGTYENQIRATRTLTVVVPLALFIIFLILYLQFRRVSTTGLVFSGILVAWAGGFLMIWLYARPWFLDFSVFGTNLRALFQVHPINLSVAIWVGFLALFGIATDDGVVMCTYLEQSFRNRPTETVGQIRKAVVAAGTRRVRPCLMTTATTILALIPVLTSTGRGSDIMVPMAIPAFGGMTIEILTMLVVPVLYSMLQEAKARRATGD, from the coding sequence ATGGATGAAAAGCCGCAGGACGTCGATGCCCGTGCCGGCTTGTTGGACAGAGTGATACGCTTCTGTCTGGAAAACAAGCTCGTGGTGGCGCTGTTGGTGCTGCTGATCGTCGGCTGGGGCCTGATGACGGCGCCGTTCGACTGGGACCTGGGCGGGCTGCCGAGGTCGCCGGTCCCGGTCGATGCCATCCCCGACATCGGTGAGAACCAGCAAATCGTCTTCACCGAGTGGATGGGCCGTTCGCCGCAGGACGTGGAAGACCAGGTCACCTACCCGCTGACGGTTTCGCTGCTGGGGCTCCCCGGCGTCAAGACGGTCCGCAGTTACTCGTTCTTCGGCTTCTCGAGCATCTACGTGATCTTCGACGAGGGCGTCGAGTTCTACTGGTCGCGCAGCCGCGTGCTGGAGAAGCTCAACAGCCTGCCCTCTGGGACGCTTCCGGAAGGCGTTCAGCCCATGCTGGGGCCCGACGCCACGGCCCTGGGACAGGTCTTCTGGTACACGCTCGAAGGACGCGATCCAAACGGCAATCCGGCCGGCGGCTGGGACCTCGACGAATTGCGGAGCATCCAGGACTGGTACGTGCGCTATGCCCTGCTCAGCGCCGAAGGCATCAGTGAAGTCGCTTCGATAGGGGGCTTCGTTCGCGAGTATCAGATCGACGTGGACCCGGACGCCATGCGGGCCTATGGCGTCGCGCTCGACGACGTAGTGAAGGCGGTCAAGAGTTCGAATATCGACGTCGGCGCGCGGACGATCGAGATCAACAAGGTCGAATACGTCATCCGCGGCCTCGGCTTCATCCAGCAGCTCTCCGATGTCGAGCAGACGGTGGTCAAGGTCAACGACAACGTCCCGATCTATGTCAAGGACATTGCGAAGGTTACGCGAGGGCCGGCCCTGCGGCGCGGCGCCCTGGACAAGGGCGGCGCCGAGGCGGTCGGCGGCGTCGTGGTGGTCCGCTATGGCTACAATCCGCTGGCCGCGATCCAGCACGTCAAAGACAAGATCGAGGAGTTGGCGCCGGGTCTGCCGGAGAAGACCCTGGCCGACGGGACGGTCTCGAAGGTCACCATCGTACCGTTCTACGACCGGACGGGCCTGATCTACGAGACGCTTGGCACCCTCAGCACGGCCTTGACCCAGCAGGTGCTCGTCACCGTCATCGTCGTGATTGTGATGGTCCTGCACCTGCGCAGCAGCGTGCTGATCAGCGGATTGCTTCCCCTGGCGATCCTGATGTGCTTCATTGCGATGCGGCACTTCGGAGTCGATGCGAACATCGTCGCCCTGTCCGGCATCGCCATCGCCATTGGGACGATCGTGGACATGGGCATCGTCCTGTGCGAGAACATCCTGCGCCGTCTCGCCGAAGCGCGCGAAGATGAAGACACGCTCGAAGTCGTCTATCGGGCATCCTCGGAAGTCGGTGGCGCCGTGGCGACCGCGGTGGCGACGACAATCGTCAGCTTTCTTCCGGTCTTCACGATGACCGGGGCAGAGGGAAAGCTCTTCAAGCCGCTGGCCTTCACCAAGACGTTCGCCTTGCTGGCGTCCGTGATCGTGGCGCTGACGATCATACCGCCGGCGGCCCACTTGCTGTTCACCCGAAGACCGATTGGCGGCAGGTTCAGACGCTATGGTCTCGGCGCGATCGTGCTTGGTCTGGCGCTTGCCGCCGGCATCCTCGTTGCCTGGTGGATCGGCGTTGTCCTCGCCGTTGTGGGGCTCTATCACCTGACGCGCGATCACTTGCCTGCCAGGGCGCGTAGCGCGATGCCGCTACTGGCCAATGCCCTGGCGGTTGTTCTCGTCGGTGCCATTCTTACCGGACACTGGCTGCCGATGGGGCCTGTCGCCGGGTTCGTTCGTAATCTCGTCTTTGTGGGCCTGCTGATCGGGACGCTTCTGGTGCTGTTTCGCATCTTCGAGCACTTCTATCCGGCCGTCCTGACGTGGTGCCTGGAGCACAAGATCGCATTCTTGAGCCTGCCGTTGCTCCTGCTGCTCCTTGCGGGAATGATCTGGCAGGGGGCCGCCAGGGTGTTCTTCTTCGTGCCCGACGCATTGAGACAGAATCGCCTTTGGACGTCCGCGACGGAGGTCTTTCCCGGATTGGGTCGAGAGTTCATGCCGGCATTGGACGAGGGCTCGTTTCTCTACATGCCGACGACCATGCCCCACGCCTCGATTGGCGAGGCGCTGGACGTGCTCGCCAAGCAGGACATGGCGTTTCAAGCGATCCCGGAGGTCGAGTCGGTGGTGGGCAAGATCGGCCGGGCCGATTCGCCGCTCGATCCGGCCCCGATCTCGATGATCGAGACGGTCATCAACTACAAAACCGAGTACATCACCGATGCCGCCGGCCACCGTCTGCGGTTCCAATACGACCGTGCCGAGGGCGACTACGTGCGCGACGCCAAGGGCAACCTCATCGGCGATCCCAAGGGCCGGCCGTACCGGCAGTGGCGCGACCACATTCACAGCCCCGACGACATCTGGCGCGAGATCGTTCAGGCGGGCGAGATTCCGGGCACCACCAGCGCCCCGAAACTCCAGCCGATCGCCGCCAGACTCGTCATGCTCCAAAGCGGCATGCGCGCCCCGATGGGGGTCAAGGTCAGGGGCCCCGATCTGGCGACGATCGAGACGGTGGCGCTGGACATCGAGCGGTTTCTCAAGGAAGTCCCCAGCGTCGAGCCCGGCGCGGTCATCGCCGACCGCGTCGTGGGCAAGCCCTATCTCGAAATCGATATCGACCGCGAGCGGATCGCCCGGTACGGCATCAGCGTCCAGCGGGTCCAGGATGTGATCGAGGTCGCCATCGGGGGCAAGCGCCTCACAACCACCGTCGAGGGCCGCGAGCGCTACGGTGTGCGCGTTCGTTACCTGCGGGAACTGCGGGACGAGATCGACACGATGGAGCGAATCCTGGTGCCGGCGCCGGATGGGGCGCAGATTCCGCTGGCTCAACTGGCCGAGATTCGCTACGCGCGCGGGCCGATGGCGATCAAAAGCGAGGACACGTTCCTGACCGCTTATGTGGTCTTCGACCGCAAGTCGCAGTATGCCGAGGTCGACGTCGTCGAGCAGTGCCGCCGGTACCTCCAGGACAAGATCGACTCGGGCGAATTCTCCGTCCCGGAAGGGGTCCACTACACGTTCGCCGGGACGTACGAGAACCAGATTCGCGCCACCAGGACGCTGACGGTTGTGGTCCCATTGGCTTTGTTCATTATCTTTCTGATTCTCTACCTGCAATTCCGTCGTGTCTCGACGACGGGCTTGGTGTTCTCCGGCATTCTCGTCGCCTGGGCGGGCGGGTTTCTGATGATCTGGCTGTATGCTCGGCCGTGGTTCCTGGATTTCAGTGTCTTCGGCACGAACTTGCGAGCGCTGTTCCAGGTGCATCCGATCAACCTGAGCGTGGCCATCTGGGTCGGGTTTCTCGCATTGTTCGGTATCGCCACCGATGACGGCGTGGTGATGTGTACGTATCTGGAGCAGTCGTTTCGCAACCGGCCGACGGAAACCGTCGGCCAGATTCGCAAGGCGGTCGTGGCAGCCGGAACCCGGCGGGTCCGACCGTGCCTGATGACCACGGCTACGACGATCCTGGCCCTGATCCCCGTCCTGACCAGCACCGGACGTGGCTCGGACATCATGGTCCCGATGGCCATCCCCGCCTTCGGCGGCATGACCATCGAAATCCTCACCATGCTCGTCGTCCCCGTCCTCTACAGCATGCTCCAGGAAGCCAAAGCCCGACGAGCGACAGGGGATTGA
- a CDS encoding metal-dependent transcriptional regulator gives MQELSASLEDYLEAIFNLADESEGARSKDIAKALSVARSSVTGALQVLREKGLANYRPYGCITLTESGQARAAEVVRKHNILKSFFVNVLGVDADVAQQAACKAEHALGPEIISRLLSFIKYVTESHRHGRDVAEEFRQFHKSRSGGKARTVEP, from the coding sequence GTGCAAGAACTCAGCGCGTCGCTGGAAGACTACTTGGAGGCCATTTTCAATTTGGCCGACGAGTCGGAAGGGGCGCGCAGCAAGGATATTGCCAAGGCGCTCAGCGTCGCCCGGTCTTCGGTGACCGGAGCGCTGCAGGTGCTTCGTGAAAAGGGGCTGGCGAACTACCGGCCCTATGGCTGCATCACGCTGACCGAGTCGGGCCAGGCGCGGGCGGCCGAGGTGGTGCGAAAGCACAACATCCTCAAGTCGTTCTTCGTCAACGTGCTTGGGGTGGATGCCGACGTCGCCCAGCAGGCGGCCTGCAAGGCCGAGCATGCCCTGGGCCCGGAGATCATCAGCCGGCTGCTGAGTTTCATCAAGTACGTGACGGAGAGCCACAGGCACGGCCGGGATGTGGCCGAGGAGTTTCGCCAGTTTCATAAGAGCAGATCGGGCGGAAAGGCCCGTACGGTAGAACCATGA
- a CDS encoding FeoA family protein → MSEAVRVQEKPPQPLSTAKAGQTVRVVRIDAGRGLNSRLASMGLVASAELKVVSNGHPGPFVLIVKDAKVVLGRGVAQKILVR, encoded by the coding sequence ATGAGTGAGGCTGTCAGAGTGCAGGAGAAGCCGCCACAGCCTTTGTCGACCGCCAAGGCCGGCCAGACGGTCCGAGTCGTGCGAATCGACGCCGGACGCGGGCTCAACAGCCGCCTGGCCTCCATGGGGCTGGTGGCCAGCGCCGAATTGAAGGTCGTCAGCAACGGCCATCCGGGACCCTTCGTACTGATCGTCAAGGACGCCAAGGTCGTGCTCGGCAGGGGGGTCGCGCAGAAGATCCTTGTCAGATAG
- the feoB gene encoding ferrous iron transport protein B gives MKSITVALAGNPNSGKTSVFNMLTGARQHVGNYPGVTVEKKEGQCTHRDWRITFVDLPGTYSLTAYSTEELIARNYIQEDRPDVVVDVVDASNLERNLYLATQIMEMDAPMVLAFNMSDLAKRRGLEFDLDQLSQLLQMPIVPTVGNKGQGRSELLDAIVETAGAERKERTHRVTYGGEIEDELLRIEETLGKTDGGVVARYGRRWLAIKLLEQDEDVTSKIRDREVLEAVGRSVEHLRDILGDEPEIVMADRRYGFISGACQETIQSSVERRHDVSDTIDAVVTNRILGLPIFLLLMYMVFFLTFKVGSYPMEWLETFFGALADGITRYWPEGHAEWLQSLLVDGVIGGVGGVLVFLPNILLLFMAIALLEDSGYMARAAFVMDRIMHKIGLHGKSFIPMLIGFGCSVPAIMATRILENRRSRLTTIMVIPLMSCGARLTIYALFIPAFFPQHWQGPMLWLVYLIGIVLGIVAAKVLRLTVFRGETTPFVMELPPYRMPTSKGVLVHTWQRGWLYIRKAGTVILALSIVLWFAMNFPKPPADRLSGLDAQEARQEGLRYSTVGRVGLAVEPVLQPLGFDWKIGTALIGSVAAKELFVSQLGIIYSVESPDEDSPSLREQLRANYTPLVGFCVMLFCLISAPCVATVAMTRQETQSWRWALFQFFGLTVLAYTVTLVVYQVGRIWL, from the coding sequence ATGAAGTCAATCACAGTGGCGCTGGCGGGCAATCCGAACAGCGGCAAGACCAGCGTCTTCAACATGCTCACGGGAGCCCGCCAGCACGTGGGCAACTATCCCGGCGTGACCGTCGAGAAGAAGGAGGGGCAGTGCACCCATCGCGACTGGCGGATCACATTCGTCGATCTGCCCGGCACGTACAGCCTGACAGCGTATTCGACGGAGGAACTAATCGCCCGCAACTACATCCAGGAAGACAGGCCCGATGTCGTGGTGGACGTCGTCGATGCCTCCAACCTGGAGCGCAATCTGTACCTGGCCACGCAGATCATGGAGATGGACGCACCCATGGTGCTGGCCTTCAACATGAGCGACCTGGCCAAGCGACGCGGCCTGGAATTCGATTTGGACCAGTTGTCGCAGCTCCTGCAGATGCCCATTGTCCCGACGGTCGGCAACAAGGGCCAGGGGCGATCGGAGCTGCTGGACGCCATCGTCGAGACGGCCGGCGCCGAGCGCAAGGAACGGACCCATCGAGTCACCTACGGCGGCGAGATCGAGGACGAACTGCTTCGGATCGAAGAGACGCTCGGCAAGACCGACGGCGGGGTGGTCGCCAGGTACGGCCGGCGATGGCTGGCGATCAAGCTGCTCGAACAGGACGAAGACGTTACGTCGAAGATTCGGGACCGGGAGGTCCTGGAGGCCGTCGGTCGAAGTGTGGAGCATCTGCGGGACATCCTGGGCGATGAGCCGGAGATCGTCATGGCCGACCGCCGCTATGGATTCATCTCCGGCGCCTGTCAGGAGACGATCCAGAGTTCCGTCGAGCGGCGACATGACGTCAGCGACACGATCGATGCGGTGGTGACCAACCGGATTCTCGGCCTGCCGATCTTCCTGCTGCTGATGTACATGGTCTTCTTCCTGACATTCAAGGTCGGCAGCTATCCGATGGAATGGCTGGAGACTTTTTTCGGCGCGCTGGCCGACGGGATCACGCGCTATTGGCCGGAGGGGCACGCCGAATGGCTGCAATCTCTGCTGGTTGACGGTGTCATTGGCGGGGTCGGCGGCGTGCTGGTGTTTCTGCCGAATATCCTGCTGCTATTCATGGCCATCGCGTTGCTGGAAGACTCGGGCTACATGGCCCGTGCGGCGTTCGTGATGGACCGGATCATGCACAAGATCGGCCTGCACGGCAAGAGCTTCATCCCGATGCTGATCGGGTTCGGCTGTTCGGTGCCCGCGATCATGGCGACGCGAATCTTGGAGAATCGCCGCAGTCGCCTGACGACGATCATGGTGATCCCCTTGATGAGCTGCGGCGCCCGGCTGACGATCTACGCACTGTTCATCCCGGCGTTCTTTCCGCAGCATTGGCAGGGGCCGATGCTCTGGCTGGTCTATCTGATCGGCATCGTGCTGGGAATCGTCGCGGCCAAGGTGCTTCGTCTGACCGTCTTCCGGGGCGAGACGACGCCCTTTGTGATGGAGCTGCCGCCGTATCGGATGCCCACGAGCAAGGGCGTGCTCGTCCACACCTGGCAGCGGGGATGGCTCTACATCCGCAAGGCCGGCACCGTGATCCTCGCGTTGTCGATCGTGCTGTGGTTCGCGATGAACTTCCCCAAGCCGCCGGCCGATCGGCTCAGTGGTCTGGATGCCCAGGAGGCGCGCCAGGAAGGTCTGCGGTATTCGACGGTCGGCCGGGTGGGGCTGGCCGTGGAGCCGGTCCTGCAACCGCTTGGCTTCGACTGGAAGATCGGCACGGCCCTGATCGGATCGGTGGCGGCCAAGGAGTTGTTCGTCTCGCAGTTGGGGATCATTTACTCCGTCGAGAGCCCCGATGAGGATTCCCCGAGCCTGCGCGAGCAGCTTCGGGCTAACTATACGCCTCTGGTGGGCTTTTGCGTGATGCTGTTCTGCCTGATCAGCGCTCCGTGCGTGGCCACCGTGGCCATGACCCGACAGGAAACGCAATCCTGGCGCTGGGCCCTGTTTCAGTTCTTCGGCCTGACCGTCCTGGCCTACACCGTGACTCTGGTGGTCTATCAGGTCGGCCGGATCTGGTTGTAG